One stretch of Roseiconus lacunae DNA includes these proteins:
- a CDS encoding acyl-CoA dehydrogenase family protein, producing the protein MSLDFEPSFNSVPQTPVPSSPAAENSVSTRRDSTETGAAGTESGGESFAEVALRLGGASADEAKRTGAIDTADDQVEDLFAEQYKTVSSPVHRAVWDTTVDTDLFRAKAAHLDTDVAAVSMRSLKVVRDARDNGTLYDERGKISQNVFQSLAAAGYWGLLVGKEYGGSGASMRQFTRVITRMAMIDPTVAGLASVHGCIGAVDPLRSFGNEEQKQRFLPGLADGSRLSAFALTEPGAGSDLTALKTTAHLEGDHYIVNGEKLFITNATFGRTVGLVCKIDDRPSVLIAELPGEETENFHLNRYGLYALRHAENNGLVFKNFRVPATNLLRPPQGDGLTIAYHGLNLGRVSLCANAAGTMRMMLSEMLPWASFRQTYGQAIDRRELVQRRVGHMAGLIVAADALTNWCAGLLDQGYRGEMECIIAKIFGSEAQKEAAIELFMKTHGGRSFLQGHLFGDNVHDFLAPCIYEGEGEMLGMAFFKSLVKDHGKRYFEPIGRTLHELGVTEPSLANPSHLWALRDPMTRYAKWYTGKKLRSTHWVNEPSSTSMPASLQKHLRFAQTYLAASGIRISDAMRKYQLKLADRQCRMSALSAQIQDAITILVTAQAASDQVDEINRIAADAICRHLQRRIVGGHPTDADFRQMTRLGQRIADEGWHELDGSVAATILQSY; encoded by the coding sequence ATGAGTCTTGACTTTGAACCTTCATTCAACTCGGTTCCACAGACACCGGTCCCTTCAAGTCCTGCGGCTGAAAACAGTGTTTCAACCAGACGAGATTCAACCGAAACGGGGGCGGCGGGAACAGAAAGCGGAGGCGAATCGTTCGCCGAAGTTGCGTTGCGTCTTGGGGGCGCGTCGGCTGACGAGGCAAAACGTACCGGTGCGATAGACACCGCCGATGATCAGGTCGAAGACTTGTTCGCCGAGCAATACAAAACGGTAAGCAGTCCGGTGCACCGTGCCGTTTGGGACACGACCGTTGATACCGATTTATTTCGTGCCAAAGCGGCCCACCTTGATACCGACGTTGCCGCGGTCTCGATGCGATCGCTGAAGGTTGTACGCGACGCCCGAGACAATGGGACGCTCTATGACGAGCGCGGAAAGATCAGTCAAAACGTCTTTCAGTCCCTGGCGGCTGCCGGCTATTGGGGATTGCTCGTCGGAAAAGAGTATGGTGGTAGCGGCGCGAGCATGCGTCAGTTTACCCGAGTGATCACGCGTATGGCTATGATCGATCCAACGGTCGCAGGACTAGCATCGGTACACGGTTGTATTGGTGCGGTCGATCCGCTTCGATCGTTTGGTAACGAAGAACAAAAGCAGCGTTTCCTACCCGGGCTGGCCGATGGTTCGCGTTTGTCAGCGTTTGCGCTTACCGAGCCAGGCGCGGGAAGTGATCTCACGGCCTTGAAAACTACCGCTCATCTAGAAGGCGACCACTACATCGTCAATGGCGAGAAGTTGTTCATTACCAATGCGACATTTGGTCGAACGGTTGGATTGGTCTGTAAGATCGACGACAGGCCAAGTGTCTTAATCGCTGAGCTTCCCGGCGAAGAGACGGAGAATTTCCATCTGAACCGTTATGGTCTGTACGCTCTACGGCATGCGGAGAATAACGGATTGGTCTTTAAGAACTTTCGCGTACCCGCCACCAATCTTCTTCGCCCGCCACAGGGAGACGGGTTGACAATCGCCTATCACGGCTTGAATTTGGGGCGTGTCTCGTTGTGTGCGAACGCCGCGGGAACCATGCGCATGATGCTGTCTGAAATGCTGCCTTGGGCTTCCTTTCGACAAACCTATGGTCAGGCGATCGATCGGCGCGAATTAGTTCAGCGTCGGGTAGGACACATGGCCGGATTGATCGTGGCTGCCGATGCGTTGACGAACTGGTGCGCTGGGCTACTCGATCAAGGCTACCGCGGGGAGATGGAGTGCATCATCGCAAAGATCTTTGGTAGCGAAGCCCAGAAGGAGGCCGCGATCGAGTTGTTCATGAAGACGCACGGCGGTCGGTCGTTCCTCCAAGGTCACCTCTTCGGTGATAACGTGCATGATTTCTTGGCGCCATGCATTTACGAAGGCGAAGGCGAGATGCTGGGGATGGCATTTTTCAAATCGCTCGTCAAAGATCACGGAAAACGCTATTTCGAACCGATCGGTCGAACGCTTCATGAGCTTGGTGTCACCGAGCCCAGCTTGGCCAATCCAAGTCACTTGTGGGCGCTTCGTGATCCAATGACTCGCTATGCGAAGTGGTACACCGGAAAGAAGTTGCGATCGACACATTGGGTCAACGAACCTTCATCAACGTCGATGCCAGCGTCTTTACAAAAGCACTTGCGATTCGCACAGACGTATCTTGCGGCAAGTGGCATCCGGATCAGTGATGCGATGCGAAAATATCAGTTGAAGTTGGCAGACCGACAGTGTCGTATGTCGGCGCTGTCCGCCCAGATTCAAGACGCGATCACGATCCTCGTCACGGCTCAAGCGGCATCGGATCAAGTGGATGAGATCAATCGAATTGCCGCCGATGCGATCTGTCGGCATTTACAGCGACGCATCGTGGGAGGGCATCCCACGGACGCCGACTTCCGGCAGATGACACGGCTGGGGCAGCGGATCGCCGACGAGGGTTGGCACGAACTCGACGGAAGTGTGGCAGCAACGATTCTTCAGTCGTACTAG
- a CDS encoding patatin-like phospholipase family protein, which produces MHASAFRETNVGTSIPIHSRGRDNGVVVAMGGGGARGLAHLGVMEAIGGAGVQTERIVGVSIGSLVGSLCALEPGIKAVQAKAIGLLHSPIFSAKCESLMEHAERMTKQTPSLDRTSGPFDWFATWYRRLERMMRHGHRLSRMIAGPSLLTNTLLEEAIELLIPDIDVSETQVPLSIVAADLKSAQRIIIENGSLRKAILASMSIPGFFPPVEWDDLLLTDIGVLDSIPVQSALSYGLGRTIAIDVSSDLRRHDSFRTTVDVMMRMEEIGEVICRRQALSLADVVIRPDVGNHPWYDFTQPETLIEHGRQAGHVAMLRHHETFGA; this is translated from the coding sequence ATGCATGCCTCTGCGTTTCGCGAAACGAATGTCGGTACTTCGATTCCGATTCATTCCAGAGGACGGGACAACGGTGTGGTCGTGGCGATGGGTGGCGGCGGAGCACGGGGACTGGCTCATCTTGGTGTCATGGAGGCGATCGGCGGTGCAGGAGTTCAAACCGAGCGAATCGTGGGAGTCAGCATCGGAAGTCTGGTGGGTAGTCTTTGTGCGCTCGAACCAGGCATCAAAGCGGTGCAGGCCAAAGCGATTGGACTTTTGCACTCGCCGATCTTTTCTGCCAAGTGCGAAAGTTTAATGGAGCATGCCGAAAGGATGACCAAGCAGACGCCCAGCTTAGACCGCACGTCAGGGCCATTTGATTGGTTTGCAACGTGGTATCGTCGACTGGAACGCATGATGCGTCACGGTCATCGGTTGTCGCGGATGATCGCCGGACCATCGTTGCTTACCAACACGTTACTCGAAGAGGCTATCGAATTGCTCATACCCGACATCGACGTTTCCGAGACGCAAGTGCCACTTAGCATCGTTGCGGCGGATCTGAAAAGCGCCCAAAGGATCATCATCGAGAACGGATCACTACGGAAAGCCATATTAGCGTCGATGTCGATTCCGGGTTTTTTCCCACCCGTTGAGTGGGACGATCTGTTGTTGACCGATATCGGCGTGTTGGATTCGATACCCGTTCAATCCGCCCTGTCGTACGGGCTGGGCCGAACCATTGCGATCGATGTCAGCAGCGATTTGCGTCGTCACGACTCATTTCGAACCACCGTCGATGTTATGATGCGGATGGAGGAAATCGGCGAGGTGATTTGTCGCCGGCAAGCACTCTCGTTGGCTGATGTCGTCATTCGTCCTGACGTCGGTAATCATCCCTGGTACGACTTTACCCAACCGGAAACATTAATCGAGCACGGTCGTCAAGCCGGACACGTCGCAATGCTACGACACCACGAAACGTTCGGGGCATAG
- the bcp gene encoding thioredoxin-dependent thiol peroxidase: MADWLEPGSKAPAFTLSDDSGNKVKLSDLKGNPVVLFFYPRDDTPGCTKEACAFRDRYDEMKSLNAQLYGVSADSAESHTKFREKYSLPFPLLVDEKHTMMEKYGAWREKNMYGKKSMGIQRSTYLIDADGKIVKVWKRVRVDGHDQQVIDALTALQP, from the coding sequence ATGGCCGATTGGTTAGAACCAGGTAGCAAAGCTCCCGCGTTTACACTCAGCGATGACTCTGGCAACAAAGTCAAATTGAGCGACCTGAAAGGCAACCCCGTGGTGCTATTTTTCTACCCCCGCGACGATACACCGGGCTGCACCAAGGAAGCGTGCGCCTTTCGCGATCGCTACGACGAAATGAAGTCGTTGAACGCTCAGCTTTATGGTGTCAGTGCCGATTCGGCTGAAAGCCACACCAAGTTCCGCGAGAAATACTCACTCCCGTTTCCACTGCTCGTCGACGAAAAGCACACCATGATGGAAAAGTACGGTGCTTGGCGTGAGAAGAACATGTACGGCAAGAAGTCCATGGGAATTCAGCGCAGTACCTACCTGATTGATGCGGACGGCAAGATCGTCAAGGTTTGGAAACGAGTTCGCGTCGACGGGCATGACCAGCAAGTGATCGACGCATTGACGGCGCTTCAACCATAG
- a CDS encoding SPFH domain-containing protein — protein sequence MEWFGGGFILGLIAIPVFLAFARFFGLYACVGECQAHVFTLFGKVIGTIDEPGLQVPVMKFGPRALLVPFFGKSYVVSTALRQHYLRNQMVNSEEGTPMGVGIWYEMRVTDPESYLFTNANPDGSLQANVTSSTISTLSNLEMEKMLEDRHSLSRTVRATVSPLSEKWGYTLGSVYIRKVAFTDQVMVDNITEKVVKRLVQVTSAMKQDGENRVGLIKSETAYRVSQKMAEASAARPMIVGKALNEISAADDEILETVLSVMEIDTLLKSEASIDLLPSSGNLLLQIGR from the coding sequence ATGGAATGGTTTGGTGGTGGATTCATTTTGGGGCTGATCGCAATCCCTGTATTTTTGGCGTTCGCCCGTTTCTTTGGGCTTTATGCCTGTGTCGGCGAATGTCAAGCACACGTCTTCACGCTGTTCGGCAAAGTAATTGGAACGATCGATGAACCGGGTCTTCAAGTTCCGGTGATGAAGTTTGGACCGCGAGCATTACTGGTACCGTTCTTTGGAAAATCGTACGTGGTCAGCACGGCACTCCGTCAGCACTATTTGCGAAACCAAATGGTCAATTCCGAAGAGGGCACGCCGATGGGGGTTGGGATTTGGTACGAAATGCGAGTGACCGATCCGGAAAGCTACTTGTTCACCAATGCCAACCCAGATGGCTCGCTCCAAGCGAATGTCACCAGCTCGACAATTTCAACGCTTAGCAATCTCGAAATGGAAAAAATGCTGGAGGATCGTCATTCGCTCAGCCGAACCGTTCGTGCGACCGTTTCTCCGCTGTCAGAAAAATGGGGTTACACACTGGGATCGGTCTACATTCGCAAGGTCGCTTTCACAGACCAAGTGATGGTCGACAACATCACCGAAAAAGTGGTCAAGAGACTGGTCCAGGTCACCAGCGCGATGAAGCAAGACGGCGAGAACCGTGTCGGATTGATCAAGAGTGAAACGGCCTACCGGGTTTCGCAAAAGATGGCGGAAGCTTCGGCGGCCCGCCCAATGATCGTCGGTAAGGCGCTCAACGAGATCTCGGCGGCCGATGACGAAATTCTCGAAACGGTTCTTTCGGTAATGGAGATCGACACGCTTCTAAAGTCTGAAGCCTCGATCGATCTGCTACCTTCATCAGGCAATCTGTTACTGCAAATTGGTCGCTAG
- a CDS encoding SPFH domain-containing protein, whose product MLLIGLIAGLIVYSFFRCGVGGFYTVSPDQRAVVTSFGKAERLREVASTELGDDAMTSEEQHRYEYPQVRVVGPGGPYFKLPWQQVHKVSVATQAVDLSWDPSKAQDTIEAVTKDNLTTGINGQLRYRVSESNLYPYLFGVTSPLEHVMGYFVSVLRERVANFVDPKGQTLLADEELEAADGESSGPAVDLSEGVSINDLRKNLPLLNQYMEEQCRSTTARYGIELDAALITEIDPPTEVDRALSAINSTRNQVAADLSTARADSEQQITMSARAVEIATNNAQAEVAPLRELAGTLSEIKQNGGSPALKAYVRNAKIPLYQAAHRVVQTIDSNATK is encoded by the coding sequence ATGTTACTGATCGGCTTGATCGCAGGATTGATCGTTTACAGTTTCTTTCGTTGCGGGGTAGGCGGATTTTATACCGTCAGCCCCGACCAGCGCGCCGTCGTCACCAGTTTCGGAAAAGCCGAACGACTTCGCGAAGTCGCTTCGACTGAGCTTGGAGACGACGCGATGACTAGCGAAGAACAGCACCGCTATGAATACCCGCAAGTTCGTGTCGTTGGCCCCGGCGGACCTTACTTCAAATTGCCTTGGCAACAAGTCCACAAAGTGAGCGTCGCGACCCAAGCGGTGGACCTGTCGTGGGACCCGTCCAAGGCTCAAGATACGATCGAAGCGGTCACCAAAGACAACTTGACGACCGGCATCAACGGGCAACTACGTTACCGCGTCAGTGAAAGCAACTTGTATCCCTATCTATTTGGCGTGACCAGTCCGCTAGAACATGTGATGGGGTACTTTGTTTCGGTGCTTCGGGAACGCGTCGCAAACTTTGTCGACCCCAAAGGCCAAACCCTTTTGGCCGATGAAGAACTGGAAGCGGCCGACGGTGAATCCTCCGGACCGGCCGTCGACCTTTCCGAGGGTGTCTCGATCAACGACCTGCGTAAGAACTTGCCTCTTCTCAATCAATACATGGAAGAGCAATGTCGCTCGACGACCGCCCGCTATGGTATCGAGCTTGACGCAGCGTTGATCACCGAGATCGACCCACCGACCGAAGTCGACCGGGCTCTTTCGGCAATCAACAGCACTCGCAATCAAGTCGCCGCCGACTTGAGCACCGCCCGTGCCGACAGCGAGCAGCAGATCACGATGAGTGCTCGTGCGGTCGAAATCGCGACCAACAACGCACAAGCGGAAGTCGCGCCACTACGCGAATTGGCCGGCACGTTGAGCGAAATAAAACAGAACGGCGGCTCGCCCGCGCTGAAAGCCTATGTCCGCAATGCGAAGATCCCGTTGTACCAAGCCGCACATCGCGTGGTGCAGACCATCGATAGCAATGCAACAAAGTAA
- a CDS encoding ankyrin repeat domain-containing protein, whose amino-acid sequence MQSQCPPANVDSGFTVVLRCLICGVAICVMLEGFALAADSPTDAPSLADLAERSEWVNLKLKLRSGADPNVQQPDGTTALHWAVYHQDQPSIDALIEAGVEVDVPNKYDVTPLAIACRYGSYATAKRLLDAGANAKGATAGDETYLMHASRLGDHALVRALIDRGADVNQRQRDKQTALMWAAAAGHEPVVDALLIAGAELDVRLRSGFTALHFAARQGHSDVVHRLLDAGADVNDRMNPINASGRAPRKGMSPLMLAVESAHFQLAIELIDRGADPNDQRSGFAPLHALSWVRRPPRGDNPDGDPPPVGSGTLGSLAFAKELVARGADVNLQLERGRYAKAKLNPKGGTPLLFAAFTNDVAYADVLVGLGADVTLANADGTTPMLAAAGVGVFVADEYPGFEDETLAMIDRLVRWGATIDDVDAHGETVIHGAAYRSFARVVERFMELGADPHRWNRKNSLGSTPLQVAQGKRPGSFKPNQLTIAAISRALESAGIKPEMWTRSGPAWSD is encoded by the coding sequence ATGCAGTCACAATGCCCTCCCGCGAACGTTGACTCAGGATTCACCGTCGTACTACGTTGTCTGATTTGTGGCGTTGCGATTTGTGTGATGCTCGAGGGTTTTGCACTGGCTGCCGATTCCCCAACCGATGCTCCGTCGCTCGCCGATCTTGCCGAGCGATCTGAGTGGGTGAATCTCAAGCTAAAGCTGCGAAGTGGAGCCGATCCGAATGTCCAACAACCCGATGGCACGACGGCGCTTCACTGGGCTGTCTACCATCAGGATCAACCCAGTATCGATGCGTTGATCGAGGCAGGCGTCGAAGTTGATGTTCCAAATAAATACGACGTCACGCCACTCGCGATCGCTTGTCGTTACGGGTCGTATGCGACGGCAAAGAGACTCCTCGATGCCGGCGCCAACGCAAAAGGAGCCACCGCGGGCGATGAAACATATCTGATGCATGCGTCACGCCTTGGCGATCATGCGTTGGTTCGAGCATTGATCGATCGCGGTGCCGATGTCAATCAAAGGCAGCGTGACAAACAAACCGCATTGATGTGGGCAGCCGCGGCAGGGCACGAACCGGTCGTAGACGCTTTGTTAATCGCCGGAGCGGAACTTGATGTGAGATTGCGTAGCGGTTTCACCGCCCTGCACTTCGCCGCCCGGCAAGGCCACTCCGACGTCGTGCACCGATTGCTGGACGCCGGGGCGGATGTCAACGACCGCATGAACCCGATAAACGCTTCTGGCCGCGCCCCTCGTAAGGGAATGTCCCCGCTCATGTTGGCCGTTGAAAGCGCGCACTTTCAACTGGCGATCGAACTGATCGACCGTGGCGCCGATCCGAACGACCAACGGAGTGGTTTTGCACCGCTTCACGCGCTCAGTTGGGTCCGTCGTCCTCCGCGCGGTGACAACCCCGACGGTGACCCTCCGCCGGTTGGCTCGGGAACGCTGGGTAGTCTCGCGTTTGCTAAAGAGTTGGTCGCTCGTGGTGCCGACGTCAATCTTCAACTCGAACGTGGGCGATACGCCAAAGCCAAGCTGAATCCCAAAGGCGGCACACCGCTGTTGTTCGCGGCGTTCACCAATGACGTCGCGTACGCCGATGTACTCGTCGGCTTGGGCGCCGACGTAACCCTCGCGAACGCCGATGGCACCACACCGATGTTAGCGGCCGCCGGCGTCGGGGTCTTTGTTGCCGACGAGTATCCCGGTTTCGAAGATGAAACATTGGCGATGATCGATCGTCTAGTCCGTTGGGGTGCGACGATCGATGACGTCGATGCCCACGGTGAAACGGTCATTCACGGCGCGGCGTACCGCAGTTTTGCCCGAGTGGTGGAGCGATTCATGGAACTCGGTGCAGATCCGCACCGGTGGAATCGAAAAAACTCGCTTGGCAGCACCCCGCTGCAAGTCGCCCAGGGGAAGCGTCCGGGATCCTTTAAACCGAACCAATTGACCATTGCCGCAATCTCGCGCGCCCTGGAGTCAGCGGGAATCAAGCCTGAAATGTGGACCCGTTCGGGTCCGGCTTGGTCGGACTGA
- a CDS encoding UTP--glucose-1-phosphate uridylyltransferase — protein sequence MSANWDAVATKLAEADTPDIVVQIFRQHYDHLCSGEEATIREADIEPVDSVTDADALDASLESFGRDHLASTAVLKLNGGLGTSMGLDGPKSLLPVRGDDTFLELILRQNQSLGIPLVLMNSFSTEQQTAAAVNAFSGDVDVISFLQHQVPKIDAESLMPAEWPDDPSMQWCPPGHGDIYAALVTSGTLQTLLKQGRRYLFVSNADNLGATLDLRILGHFIRSGASFMMEVADRTAADRKGGHLAQDADGGLLLREKAQCHPDEEDQFQDITRHRYFNTNNLWIDLHQLNEYLEQGDGTVSLPTITNRKTVDPKNAHSTKVFQLETAMGAAIETLPNTDAIRVPRSRFAPVKTTGDLLAVRSDAYEVHSDHSVGLIQSRQGAPPEIKLDDRYFKKIADLQERIPVAPSLKNCETLTVEGNLSFESDVIIDGNVTLTGSESLATVKAGTYNGKHAI from the coding sequence ATGTCAGCCAACTGGGACGCCGTTGCCACCAAACTTGCCGAAGCCGACACGCCCGACATCGTCGTCCAGATTTTTCGTCAGCACTACGACCATCTTTGTAGCGGAGAGGAAGCGACGATCCGCGAAGCCGACATCGAACCGGTCGACTCGGTCACCGACGCCGATGCCCTGGACGCCTCGTTGGAATCGTTCGGCCGCGACCACCTCGCGTCGACCGCCGTGCTGAAGTTAAACGGTGGGTTGGGAACGTCGATGGGGCTTGATGGTCCAAAATCGCTGCTACCTGTTCGTGGCGACGACACATTCCTGGAATTGATCCTTCGTCAAAATCAATCGCTCGGCATTCCTCTGGTTTTGATGAATAGCTTTTCAACCGAACAACAAACGGCCGCTGCCGTCAACGCATTTAGTGGCGACGTGGACGTGATCTCTTTCCTGCAGCACCAGGTTCCAAAGATTGATGCGGAAAGCTTGATGCCAGCGGAATGGCCGGACGATCCGTCGATGCAATGGTGCCCGCCGGGGCACGGGGATATCTACGCCGCGCTCGTTACTAGCGGGACGTTGCAAACGCTGCTCAAGCAAGGCCGGCGCTATCTGTTTGTTTCTAACGCCGACAACCTTGGTGCGACGCTTGATCTGCGAATCCTTGGTCACTTTATCCGCAGCGGAGCGTCTTTCATGATGGAAGTCGCCGATCGCACCGCCGCCGATCGCAAAGGTGGCCACTTAGCACAGGATGCCGACGGAGGTTTGTTGCTTCGCGAGAAAGCGCAGTGCCATCCAGACGAAGAGGATCAGTTCCAAGACATCACACGACATCGCTATTTCAACACGAACAACTTGTGGATCGACCTGCACCAGTTGAACGAATACCTTGAGCAAGGCGACGGCACCGTCTCGTTGCCGACGATCACCAATCGCAAAACGGTCGATCCCAAGAATGCTCATTCGACCAAAGTTTTCCAATTAGAAACCGCGATGGGCGCGGCGATCGAAACGTTGCCAAACACCGACGCGATCCGTGTGCCACGATCTAGGTTCGCGCCCGTTAAGACCACCGGCGATCTACTCGCCGTCCGTAGCGATGCTTACGAAGTTCACTCGGATCACTCTGTCGGTCTGATCCAATCACGCCAAGGGGCTCCGCCGGAAATCAAATTGGACGATCGATACTTCAAAAAGATCGCCGATCTTCAGGAACGCATTCCCGTTGCGCCATCGCTGAAAAACTGCGAAACGCTCACTGTCGAGGGTAATCTATCTTTTGAATCCGACGTCATCATCGATGGCAACGTCACGCTGACAGGCTCGGAATCGCTCGCAACCGTGAAAGCAGGGACGTACAACGGCAAACACGCGATCTGA